A stretch of the Pantoea deleyi genome encodes the following:
- a CDS encoding alpha/beta fold hydrolase: protein MSAHSVSYRYQQADGVNVFYREAGDPSLPVLLLLHGFPASSHQFRNLIPLLADKFHLIAPDLPGFGFTEVPAERHYSWTFDALGQTLTAFVDALGLTRYAMYLFDYGAPAGLRLALAYPDRVTGLISQNGNAYLEGLGEAWAPVRAMWADPSEANRQVVRDNVLTAEGVKWQYLHGVSDPQQVAPETYTLDTLLMARPGNKAIQLALFLDYASNLERYPAFQAFFRQHQVPTLVIWGRHDPFFIPPGAAAWQRDNPQAEVELLDSGHFALETHTDYIASRIRARFSAE, encoded by the coding sequence ATGAGCGCACACTCTGTTTCATACCGCTATCAGCAGGCGGACGGCGTTAACGTTTTCTACCGCGAAGCGGGCGATCCCTCCCTGCCGGTGTTGCTGCTGCTGCACGGCTTTCCCGCCTCATCACATCAGTTCCGGAATCTGATCCCGCTTCTGGCCGATAAGTTTCACCTCATCGCCCCCGATTTACCGGGTTTTGGATTTACAGAGGTCCCGGCTGAACGCCACTATTCGTGGACATTTGATGCACTCGGCCAGACGCTGACCGCGTTTGTCGATGCGCTGGGGCTGACGCGTTATGCGATGTATCTCTTTGACTATGGCGCACCGGCGGGCCTGCGGCTGGCGCTGGCCTATCCCGATCGCGTCACCGGATTAATTTCGCAGAACGGCAACGCCTATCTGGAAGGACTGGGGGAAGCCTGGGCGCCGGTGCGTGCGATGTGGGCGGACCCCAGCGAAGCGAACCGTCAGGTGGTCCGCGACAATGTGCTGACGGCGGAAGGGGTGAAATGGCAGTATCTGCATGGCGTCAGTGATCCACAGCAGGTCGCGCCGGAAACTTACACGCTGGACACGCTGCTGATGGCGCGCCCCGGCAACAAAGCGATTCAGCTGGCCCTGTTTCTGGATTACGCCAGCAATCTGGAACGCTATCCTGCGTTTCAGGCGTTCTTCCGCCAGCATCAGGTGCCCACACTGGTGATCTGGGGCAGGCACGATCCCTTCTTTATTCCACCGGGCGCAGCCGCCTGGCAGCGTGATAATCCGCAGGCGGAAGTAGAACTGCTCGACAGCGGGCATTTTGCGCTGGAGACGCATACCGACTATATCGCGTCGCGGATACGGGCTCGGTTCAGCGCAGAGTAG